From Coffea arabica cultivar ET-39 chromosome 10e, Coffea Arabica ET-39 HiFi, whole genome shotgun sequence, one genomic window encodes:
- the LOC113710836 gene encoding MFP1 attachment factor 1, with translation MTDKNNANSAQINLEETSREEIELPKTPTMAEAEQPQVDQTASSDPSSKKSIGNVSFSIWPPTQRTRDAVINRLIETLSSPSVLSKRYGVIPTGEASEAAKRIEDEAFAAAGASASTDDDGIEILQIYSKEISRRMLDTVKSRSASAAADAPSSVSENKPQEDAADDGGISGEVEGLKIDS, from the coding sequence ATGACCGACAAGAATAACGCCAATTCCGCACAAATTAACCTCGAAGAAACCTCGAGAGAAGAAATTGAGCTCCCGAAAACCCCTACAATGGCTGAAGCCGAACAGCCCCAGGTCGACCAAACGGCGTCGTCCGACCCCTCTTCAAAGAAAAGCATCGGAAATGTTTCCTTCAGCATTTGGCCGCCAACTCAGCGCACTCGCGACGCGGTGATCAATCGCCTCATCGAGACGCTGTCGTCTCCCTCCGTTCTATCCAAGCGTTACGGCGTCATTCCGACCGGGGAGGCGTCCGAGGCCGCCAAGAGGATTGAAGACGAGGCCTTCGCGGCTGCCGGTGCTTCCGCCTCCACCGATGACGACGGCATCGAGATTCTGCAGATTTATTCCAAGGAGATCTCTCGCCGCATGCTCGATACTGTCAAGTCCAGATCTGCTTCCGCCGCTGCTGATGCTCCGTCGTCTGTATCGGAGAACAAGCCGCAGGAGGATGCCGCGGATGATGGTGGGATAAGCGGGGAGGTAGAAGGTCTCAAAATTGATTCTTGA
- the LOC113712900 gene encoding cytochrome P450 81Q32-like has translation MSTDHMFSAKLPTDTCEYVPIMRRSGLGKKYRKMLENYQRKFDEFMHDLIEESRRTESGSASSPDQSKTIIQSLLSLQEADSEFYTLFPNICTYSAVFRLRNKLICFPAYTRSPFKSERNTVVNSVVDPKESTEWRHHAGNDLSSFVGVRKALIVTSPSAVEECFTKNDIIFANRPRSLSSKHFSYNYTTISVAPYGDHWRNLRRLAALEIFSPARIAVFIGTRKTELMLLLRELMHKCNEGGGSTKVDLKSKFVELAFNILSMTMAGKRYYGESVADAEEARKARFFIREMLENSGRSNLGDYLPFLRWVDFKGLEKRFTTLMQRLDKFMQDMVDERKQLLAAGSNGSATMIDHLLSLQENEHEYYSDELIKGIIMVLLIAGTDTLSISLEWAMALLLNQPEAIKKIKAEIDAHVPEDGLLEEQDLPNLTYLQNVIKETLRLYPPVPLLIPHEASEDCTVAGYHVSKGTMLLVNLWAIHRDPKLWEDPTKFIPERHQERRDDGFTMLPFGAGRRGCPGAGIGTRVLGFVLGTLVQVFEWERPSEEMVDLTEGRGFSIPKVEPLEAICRPRQAILQQHSLVPP, from the exons atGTCGACTGATCATATGTTTTCGGCGAAGTTGCCCACGGACACTTGTGAATATGTGCCAATAATGAGGCGGTCTGGTCTTGGGAAAAAGTATAGGAAGATGTTGGAGAATTACCAGAGGAAGTTTGATGAGTTCATGCACGATCTGATTGAGGAAAGTCGAAGAACTGAAAGTGGTTCAGCCTCATCACCTGATCAAAGCAAGACCATAATCCAATCATTATTGTCTTTGCAAGAAGCTGACTCTGAGTTCTACACGCTTTTCCCCAACATCTGCACTTAT TCAGCTGTTTTCAGGTTGAGAAACAAGCTTATTTGCTTTCCTGCTTATACACGCTCA CCCTTCAAATCCGAAAGGAACACTGTGGTTAACAGTGTAGTTGACCCAAAAGAATCAACAGAGTGGAGGCACCATGCA GGAAATGATCTGTCTTCATTTGTTG GCGTCCGTAAGGCCCTTATCGTCACCTCACCATCAGCAGTCGAAGAATGCTTCACCAAGAACGACATCATCTTTGCGAACCGCCCTCGAAGCCTTTCATCAAAACACTTCAGTTACAACTACACCACCATCAGCGTAGCCCCTTATGGAGATCATTGGCGAAATCTTCGCCGTTTAGCAGCATTGGAGATTTTCTCTCCAGCTCGTATTGCTGTTTTCATAGGTACTCGAAAAACGGAACTGATGCTGCTATTAAGGGAACTGATGCACAAGTGTAATGAAGGTGGAGGATCAACAAAAGTGGACTTGAAGTCTAAGTTTGTTGAGCTTGCTTTCAATATTCTTTCGATGACTATGGCTGGAAAGAGGTATTATGGAGAGAGTGTGGCGGATGCCGAGGAGGCGAGAAAGGCGAGGTTTTTTATCAGGGAAATGCTTGAGAATAGTGGAAGGTCGAACCTTGGGGATTATCTGCCTTTCTTGAGGTGGGTGGATTTTAAGGGATTGGAAAAAAGATTCACAACTTTGATGCAAAGGCTTGACAAGTTCATGCAGGACATGGTGGATGAGCGTAAGCAACTTTTAGCAGCTGGTAGCAATGGAAGTGCCACCATGATAGATCATTTGCTCTCGCTGCAAGAAAATGAACATGAATATTATTCAGATGAGCTGATAAAAGGAATTATAATG GTATTATTGATTGCTGGAACAGATACACTGTCAATAAGCCTGGAGTGGGCAATGGCTTTGCTCCTCAACCAACCTGAAGCCATCAAAAAGATCAAAGCTGAGATAGATGCTCATGTTCCAGAAGACGGGCTTTTAGAAGAGCAAGACTTGCCAAACTTGACTTATCTACAGAATGTAATCAAAGAGACCCTGCGTTTGTATCCACCAGTTCCCCTTCTGATCCCTCATGAAGCCTCTGAAGACTGTACTGTTGCTGGATATCATGTATCGAAAGGTACAATGTTGCTGGTGAACTTATGGGCCATCCACAGAGACCCCAAGCTCTGGGAAGATCCAACTAAGTTTATACCAGAGAGGCACCAGGAGAGGAGAGACGATGGATTTACAATGCTTCCTTTTGGTGCCGGACGGCGAGGATGCCCTGGTGCAGGGATAGGAACTAGGGTGCTTGGATTTGTTTTAGGAACACTTGTTCAGGTGTTTGAGTGGGAGAGACCTAGTGAAGAGATGGTGGACCTGACTGAAGGCAGGGGCTTTAGCATTCCAAAAGTCGAGCCCTTGGAAGCTATATGCCGACCTCGACAAGCAATACTTCAACAGCATTCTTTAGTGCCGCCTTGA
- the LOC113712982 gene encoding cytochrome P450 81C13-like: MENLCYYLVTILLCSLPLLLIFKNLLFNHVKNKKLPPSPLALPIIGHLYLIKNSLYEDLTSLSSRYGPIFFLQFGCCSFVVVSSPSAIEECFTRNDIILANRPRSMGGDRLSYNYTAVGVVPYGHMWRDLRRLFVVESFSFNSLQRTSVIREEEIKMILRSIYRVSKNGSQVRVELNRWISVFTLNVIMRMLVGRRCIREEDAGEELGMQIIKEFGEMFASGAGIALNLCDFVPILRWIGYKGLEKEMISLHKKRDKFLQGFIDEFQCSDTLLDKEEKAVIANLLSRKEKESDFLSDDIIKSIALIMLTAGRETSTLTTEWAMLLLLNHPKALQKLRTEIDNSVGHGRLVDESDIPKLPYLRCVVNETLRLYPAAPLLLPHQASEDCRVGGYDIKKGTIVLANAWAVHRDPKLWEEPEKFMPERFEGKGLMDKEEFNSKFLPFGIGRRACPGANLGIRSVSLAVGTFIQCFDWDKVEQDGELDIDFSNRITMKKSNHLEALCAPRQESIQLLSQL; the protein is encoded by the exons ATGGAGAATCTCTGCTACTACCTCGTCACCATCTTATTGTGTTCTTTACCTTTACTTCTCATCTTCAAAAACTTGCTATTCAACCATGTCAAGAACAAGAAGTTACCACCAagtccacttgctttgccaataaTTGGCCATCTTTACCTTATCAAGAACTCACTCTACGAAGACTTGACTTCATTATCATCAAGATATGGTCCCATTTTCTTTCTCCAATTCGGCTGCTGTTCCTTTGTTGTTGTGTCATCTCCATCCGCCATTGAAGAGTGCTTCACCCGGAATGATATCATACTTGCAAACCGTCCTCGGAGCATGGGTGGGGACAGGCTTTCCTATAACTATACAGCCGTTGGGGTAGTCCCATATGGCCACATGTGGAGGGATCTTCGTCGCCTCTTTGTCGTTGAATCTTTCTCCTTCAACAGCCTCCAGAGGACTTCAGTTATCAGGGAAGAAGAAATTAAGATGATTCTCAGGTCAATATACAGAGTTTCAAAGAATGGAAGCCAAGTAAGAGTTGAATTGAACCGTTGGATTTCTGTTTTTACACTCAATGTTATCATGAGGATGCTTGTTGGAAGACGCTGTATCAGAGAAGAGGATGCTGGGGAGGAGTTGGGGATGCAAATAATTAAAGAATTCGGGGAAATGTTTGCTTCAGGCGCAGGCATTGCGCTGAATTTGTGTGACTTCGTCCCTATATTAAGATGGATTGGCTACAAGGGACTGGAAAAGGAAATGATCTCTTTGCACAAGAAGAGAGATAAATTCTTGCAGGGTTTCATAGACGAATTTCAATGCTCAGATACTCTGCTGGACAAAGAGGAGAAGGCAGTGATTGCAAATCTGCTTTCCCGCAAGGAAAAAGAATCAGATTTTCTATCAGATGACATCATCAAGAGTATTGCATTG ATAATGCTTACAGCAGGCAGAGAAACGTCCACACTGACCACTGAATGGGCTATGTTGCTTTTACTGAATCACCCGAAGGCACTACAGAAACTAAGGACAGAGATTGACAACAGCGTAGGACATGGAAGGCTGGTGGATGAATCTGATATTCCAAAGCTTCCCTATCTTCGTTGTGTTGTCAATGAGACATTGAGACTGTACCCCGCGGCACCACTTCTGCTACCTCATCAGGCGTCTGAAGACTGCCGAGTCGGGGGTTATGATATTAAAAAAGGTACGATTGTTTTAGCTAATGCCTGGGCCGTGCATAGGGATCCAAAACTCTGGGAGGAGCCTGAGAAATTCATGCCAGAAAGATTCGAAGGGAAGGGATTAATGGATAAAGAAGAGTTCAATTCCAAGTTTTTACCATTTGGGATAGGGAGGAGAGCTTGTCCCGGAGCCAATCTAGGCATTCGGAGTGTTTCATTGGCAGTTGGTACATTCATCCAGTGCTTTGATTGGGATAAAGTCGAACAGGATGGCGAATTGGACATTGACTTCAGTAACAGAATCACTATGAAGAAGTCTAACCATTTGGAGGCCCTATGCGCTCCACGCCAGGAATCAATCCAACTTCTCTCTCAACTTTGA
- the LOC113712985 gene encoding uncharacterized protein isoform X3: MMARLLWMYSVSVTSLSDLYRKGLSGASTQLSYFSSKRRKSKSDVRERFGSHAGNVHLHLGLEDFQRLSRENLANLAMGGSRNKITFGQGKDALCVSSSMHCTNHFIKLSISIFFPFHTNARFMH, translated from the exons ATGATGGCAAGGCTTCTCTGGATGTACTCTGTTTCTGTAACCTCTCTCTCAG ACTTATATAGGAAAGGCTTGTCAGGGGCATCCACTCAGCTCTCCTACTTTTCCTCCAAAAG aagaaaatccAAGTCAGATGTCAGAGAAAGATTTGGCTCTCATGCAGGCAAT gttcatttgcacttggGATTGGAGGATTTCCAAAG GTTGTCGCGGGAGAACTTAGCAAATCTTGCCATGGGTGGCAGCAGAAACAAAATTACTTTTGGACAGGGGAAAGATGCATTGTGCGTTTCAAGCTCCATGCATTGTACAAATCATTTTATTAAACTGAGcatctccattttttttcccttccacACTAATGCGCGGTTTATGCATTAA
- the LOC113712985 gene encoding uncharacterized protein isoform X1 has protein sequence MMARLLWMYSVSVTSLSDLYRKGLSGASTQLSYFSSKRKKKIQVRCQRKIWLSCRQCIRSLHLLEKVLSCGLAALPLLNKFQLCLQVHLHLGLEDFQRLSRENLANLAMGGSRNKITFGQGKDALCVSSSMHCTNHFIKLSISIFFPFHTNARFMH, from the exons ATGATGGCAAGGCTTCTCTGGATGTACTCTGTTTCTGTAACCTCTCTCTCAG ACTTATATAGGAAAGGCTTGTCAGGGGCATCCACTCAGCTCTCCTACTTTTCCTCCAAAAG gaagaagaaaatccAAGTCAGATGTCAGAGAAAGATTTGGCTCTCATGCAGGCAATGTATTAGATCACTGCATCTTTTGGAAAAGGTTCTATCATGTGGATTGGCTGCTTTGCCCCTGTTAAACAAGTTTCAGTTGTGTCTacaggttcatttgcacttggGATTGGAGGATTTCCAAAG GTTGTCGCGGGAGAACTTAGCAAATCTTGCCATGGGTGGCAGCAGAAACAAAATTACTTTTGGACAGGGGAAAGATGCATTGTGCGTTTCAAGCTCCATGCATTGTACAAATCATTTTATTAAACTGAGcatctccattttttttcccttccacACTAATGCGCGGTTTATGCATTAA
- the LOC113712985 gene encoding uncharacterized protein isoform X12: MMARLLWMYSVSVTSLSDLYRKGLSGASTQLSYFSSKRRKSKSDVRERFGSHAGSFALGIGGFPKVILLNWILKPTMGLPEDIAFFSK, encoded by the exons ATGATGGCAAGGCTTCTCTGGATGTACTCTGTTTCTGTAACCTCTCTCTCAG ACTTATATAGGAAAGGCTTGTCAGGGGCATCCACTCAGCTCTCCTACTTTTCCTCCAAAAG aagaaaatccAAGTCAGATGTCAGAGAAAGATTTGGCTCTCATGCAG gttcatttgcacttggGATTGGAGGATTTCCAAAG GTGATTTTACTAAATTGGATTTTGAAGCCTACAATGGGCCTTCCAGAGGATATAGCGTTCTTTTCAAAGTAA
- the LOC113712985 gene encoding uncharacterized protein isoform X6: MMARLLWMYSVSVTSLSDLYRKGLSGASTQLSYFSSKRKKKIQVRCQRKIWLSCRQCSFALGIGGFPKKLNATIPTGDFTKLDFEAYNGPSRGYSVLFKVKKA, encoded by the exons ATGATGGCAAGGCTTCTCTGGATGTACTCTGTTTCTGTAACCTCTCTCTCAG ACTTATATAGGAAAGGCTTGTCAGGGGCATCCACTCAGCTCTCCTACTTTTCCTCCAAAAG gaagaagaaaatccAAGTCAGATGTCAGAGAAAGATTTGGCTCTCATGCAGGCAAT gttcatttgcacttggGATTGGAGGATTTCCAAAG AAACTTAATGCGACAATCCCGACAGGTGATTTTACTAAATTGGATTTTGAAGCCTACAATGGGCCTTCCAGAGGATATAGCGTTCTTTTCAAAGTAAAGAAAGCCTAA
- the LOC113712985 gene encoding uncharacterized protein isoform X4 yields MMARLLWMYSVSVTSLSDLYRKGLSGASTQLSYFSSKRKKKIQVRCQRKIWLSCRQCSFALGIGGFPKVVAGELSKSCHGWQQKQNYFWTGERCIVRFKLHALYKSFY; encoded by the exons ATGATGGCAAGGCTTCTCTGGATGTACTCTGTTTCTGTAACCTCTCTCTCAG ACTTATATAGGAAAGGCTTGTCAGGGGCATCCACTCAGCTCTCCTACTTTTCCTCCAAAAG gaagaagaaaatccAAGTCAGATGTCAGAGAAAGATTTGGCTCTCATGCAGGCAAT gttcatttgcacttggGATTGGAGGATTTCCAAAG GTTGTCGCGGGAGAACTTAGCAAATCTTGCCATGGGTGGCAGCAGAAACAAAATTACTTTTGGACAGGGGAAAGATGCATTGTGCGTTTCAAGCTCCATGCATTGTACAAATCATTTTATTAA
- the LOC113712985 gene encoding uncharacterized protein isoform X5 — translation MMARLLWMYSVSVTSLSDLYRKGLSGASTQLSYFSSKRRKSKSDVRERFGSHAGSFALGIGGFPKVVAGELSKSCHGWQQKQNYFWTGERCIVRFKLHALYKSFY, via the exons ATGATGGCAAGGCTTCTCTGGATGTACTCTGTTTCTGTAACCTCTCTCTCAG ACTTATATAGGAAAGGCTTGTCAGGGGCATCCACTCAGCTCTCCTACTTTTCCTCCAAAAG aagaaaatccAAGTCAGATGTCAGAGAAAGATTTGGCTCTCATGCAG gttcatttgcacttggGATTGGAGGATTTCCAAAG GTTGTCGCGGGAGAACTTAGCAAATCTTGCCATGGGTGGCAGCAGAAACAAAATTACTTTTGGACAGGGGAAAGATGCATTGTGCGTTTCAAGCTCCATGCATTGTACAAATCATTTTATTAA
- the LOC113712985 gene encoding uncharacterized protein isoform X11, producing the protein MMARLLWMYSVSVTSLSDLYRKGLSGASTQLSYFSSKRKKKIQVRCQRKIWLSCRQCSFALGIGGFPKVILLNWILKPTMGLPEDIAFFSK; encoded by the exons ATGATGGCAAGGCTTCTCTGGATGTACTCTGTTTCTGTAACCTCTCTCTCAG ACTTATATAGGAAAGGCTTGTCAGGGGCATCCACTCAGCTCTCCTACTTTTCCTCCAAAAG gaagaagaaaatccAAGTCAGATGTCAGAGAAAGATTTGGCTCTCATGCAGGCAAT gttcatttgcacttggGATTGGAGGATTTCCAAAG GTGATTTTACTAAATTGGATTTTGAAGCCTACAATGGGCCTTCCAGAGGATATAGCGTTCTTTTCAAAGTAA
- the LOC113712985 gene encoding uncharacterized protein isoform X2 gives MMARLLWMYSVSVTSLSDLYRKGLSGASTQLSYFSSKRKKKIQVRCQRKIWLSCRQCIRSLHLLEKVLSCGLAALPLLNKFQLCLQVHLHLGLEDFQRNLMRQSRQVILLNWILKPTMGLPEDIAFFSK, from the exons ATGATGGCAAGGCTTCTCTGGATGTACTCTGTTTCTGTAACCTCTCTCTCAG ACTTATATAGGAAAGGCTTGTCAGGGGCATCCACTCAGCTCTCCTACTTTTCCTCCAAAAG gaagaagaaaatccAAGTCAGATGTCAGAGAAAGATTTGGCTCTCATGCAGGCAATGTATTAGATCACTGCATCTTTTGGAAAAGGTTCTATCATGTGGATTGGCTGCTTTGCCCCTGTTAAACAAGTTTCAGTTGTGTCTacaggttcatttgcacttggGATTGGAGGATTTCCAAAG AAACTTAATGCGACAATCCCGACAGGTGATTTTACTAAATTGGATTTTGAAGCCTACAATGGGCCTTCCAGAGGATATAGCGTTCTTTTCAAAGTAA
- the LOC113712985 gene encoding uncharacterized protein isoform X8: protein MMARLLWMYSVSVTSLSDLYRKGLSGASTQLSYFSSKRKKKIQVRCQRKIWLSCRQCIRSLHLLEKVLSCGLAALPLLNKFQLCLQVHLHLGLEDFQR, encoded by the exons ATGATGGCAAGGCTTCTCTGGATGTACTCTGTTTCTGTAACCTCTCTCTCAG ACTTATATAGGAAAGGCTTGTCAGGGGCATCCACTCAGCTCTCCTACTTTTCCTCCAAAAG gaagaagaaaatccAAGTCAGATGTCAGAGAAAGATTTGGCTCTCATGCAGGCAATGTATTAGATCACTGCATCTTTTGGAAAAGGTTCTATCATGTGGATTGGCTGCTTTGCCCCTGTTAAACAAGTTTCAGTTGTGTCTacaggttcatttgcacttggGATTGGAGGATTTCCAAAG GTGA
- the LOC113712985 gene encoding uncharacterized protein isoform X7 gives MMARLLWMYSVSVTSLSDLYRKGLSGASTQLSYFSSKRRKSKSDVRERFGSHAGSFALGIGGFPKKLNATIPTGDFTKLDFEAYNGPSRGYSVLFKVKKA, from the exons ATGATGGCAAGGCTTCTCTGGATGTACTCTGTTTCTGTAACCTCTCTCTCAG ACTTATATAGGAAAGGCTTGTCAGGGGCATCCACTCAGCTCTCCTACTTTTCCTCCAAAAG aagaaaatccAAGTCAGATGTCAGAGAAAGATTTGGCTCTCATGCAG gttcatttgcacttggGATTGGAGGATTTCCAAAG AAACTTAATGCGACAATCCCGACAGGTGATTTTACTAAATTGGATTTTGAAGCCTACAATGGGCCTTCCAGAGGATATAGCGTTCTTTTCAAAGTAAAGAAAGCCTAA
- the LOC113712985 gene encoding uncharacterized protein isoform X10 has product MMARLLWMYSVSVTSLSDLYRKGLSGASTQLSYFSSKRKKKIQVRCQRKIWLSCRFICTWDWRISKGDFTKLDFEAYNGPSRGYSVLFKVKKA; this is encoded by the exons ATGATGGCAAGGCTTCTCTGGATGTACTCTGTTTCTGTAACCTCTCTCTCAG ACTTATATAGGAAAGGCTTGTCAGGGGCATCCACTCAGCTCTCCTACTTTTCCTCCAAAAG gaagaagaaaatccAAGTCAGATGTCAGAGAAAGATTTGGCTCTCATGCAG gttcatttgcacttggGATTGGAGGATTTCCAAAG GTGATTTTACTAAATTGGATTTTGAAGCCTACAATGGGCCTTCCAGAGGATATAGCGTTCTTTTCAAAGTAAAGAAAGCCTAA
- the LOC113712985 gene encoding uncharacterized protein isoform X9 has product MMARLLWMYSVSVTSLSDLYRKGLSGASTQLSYFSSKRRKSKSDVRERFGSHAGNVHLHLGLEDFQRNLMRQSRQVILLNWILKPTMGLPEDIAFFSK; this is encoded by the exons ATGATGGCAAGGCTTCTCTGGATGTACTCTGTTTCTGTAACCTCTCTCTCAG ACTTATATAGGAAAGGCTTGTCAGGGGCATCCACTCAGCTCTCCTACTTTTCCTCCAAAAG aagaaaatccAAGTCAGATGTCAGAGAAAGATTTGGCTCTCATGCAGGCAAT gttcatttgcacttggGATTGGAGGATTTCCAAAG AAACTTAATGCGACAATCCCGACAGGTGATTTTACTAAATTGGATTTTGAAGCCTACAATGGGCCTTCCAGAGGATATAGCGTTCTTTTCAAAGTAA
- the LOC113712981 gene encoding cytochrome P450 81C13-like has protein sequence MENLCYYLVTISLCSLPLLLISKNLLFNHVKNKKLPPSPLALPIIGHLYLIKNSLYEDLTSLSSRYGPIFFLQFGCRSFVVVSSPSAIEECFTRNDIILANRPRSMGGDRLSYNYRAVGVVPYGHMWRDLRRLLVVESFSFNSLQRTSVIREEEIKLILRSIYRVSKHGSLIRVDLNRWISVFTLNVIMRMLVGRRCIREEDAGEELGMQIIKEFRENFASGGGIALNLCDFVPILRWIGYKGLEKEMISLHKKRDKFLQGFIDEFQCSDTLLDKGEKAVIANLLSRKEKESDFLSDDIIKSIALIIFTAGRETSTLTTEWAMLLLLNHPKALQKLRTEIDNSVGHGRLVDESDIPKLPYLRCVVNETLRLYPAAPLLLPHQASEDCRVGGYDIPKGTIVLANAWAVHRDPKLWEEPEKFMPERFEGKGLMDKEEFNSKFLPFGIGRRACPGANLGIRSVSLAVGTFIQCFDWD, from the exons ATGGAAAATCTCTGCTACTACCTCGTCACCATCTCATTGTGTTCTTTACCTTTACTTCTCATCTCCAAAAACTTGCTATTCAACCATGTCAAGAACAAGAAGTTACCACCAagtccacttgctttgccaataaTTGGCCATCTTTACCTTATCAAGAACTCACTCTACGAAGACTTGACTTCATTATCATCAAGATATGGTCCGATTTTCTTTCTCCAATTCGGCTGCCGTTCCTTTGTTGTTGTGTCATCTCCATCCGCCATTGAAGAGTGCTTCACCAGGAATGATATCATACTTGCAAACCGTCCTCGGAGCATGGGTGGGGACAGGCTTTCCTATAACTATAGAGCCGTTGGGGTAGTCCCATATGGCCACATGTGGAGGGATCTTCGTCGCCTCCTTGTCGTTGAATCTTTCTCCTTCAACAGCCTCCAGAGGACTTCAGTTATCAGGGAAGAAGAAATTAAGCTGATTCTCAGGTCAATATACAGAGTTTCAAAGCATGGAAGCCTAATAAGAGTTGATTTGAACCGTTGGATTTCTGTTTTTACGCTCAATGTTATCATGAGGATGCTTGTTGGAAGACGCTGTATCAGAGAAGAGGATGCTGGAGAGGAGTTGGGGATGCAAATAATTAAAGAATTCAGGGAAAATTTTGCTTCAGGCGGAGGCATTGCGCTGAATTTGTGTGACTTCGTCCCTATATTAAGATGGATTGGCTACAAGGGACTGGAAAAGGAAATGATCTCTTTGCACAAGAAGAGAGATAAATTCTTGCAGGGTTTCATAGACGAATTTCAATGTTCAGATACTCTGCTGGACAAGGGGGAGAAGGCAGTGATTGCAAATCTGCTTTCCCGCAAGGAAAAAGAATCAGATTTTCTATCAGATGACATCATAAAGAGTATTGCATTG ATAATATTTACAGCAGGAAGAGAAACATCCACACTGACCACTGAATGGGCTATGTTGCTTTTACTGAATCACCCGAAGGCACTACAGAAACTAAGGACTGAGATTGACAACAGCGTAGGACATGGAAGGCTGGTGGATGAATCTGATATTCCAAAGCTTCCCTATCTTCGTTGTGTTGTCAATGAGACATTGAGACTGTACCCCGCGGCACCACTTCTGCTACCTCATCAGGCATCTGAAGACTGCCGAGTCGGGGGGTATGATATTCCAAAAGGTACGATTGTTTTAGCTAATGCCTGGGCCGTGCATAGGGATCCAAAACTCTGGGAGGAGCCTGAGAAATTCATGCCAGAAAGATTCGAAGGGAAGGGATTAATGGATAAAGAAGAGTTCAATTCCAAGTTTTTACCATTTGGGATAGGGAGGAGAGCTTGTCCCGGAGCCAATCTAGGCATTCGGAGTGTTTCATTGGCAGTTGGTACATTCATCCAGTGCTTTGATTGGGACTAG